A genomic region of Magnolia sinica isolate HGM2019 chromosome 6, MsV1, whole genome shotgun sequence contains the following coding sequences:
- the LOC131248482 gene encoding flap endonuclease GEN-like 1, whose amino-acid sequence MGVGGHFWDLLKPYGRTEDFDFLRDKKVAVDLSFWTVQHETAIKKRGIARNPHLRIAFFRTINLFSKLGAFPVFVLDGVPSRLKAQARIARFLQATGIDLSGLPVAEEGVPIERNRAFTRCIQECVELLELLGMPILRARCEAEALCAQLNSEGHVDACITADSDAFLYGAKCVIKCLRSNSKEPFECYHMSEIEAGLGLKRKQLVAISLLVGNDHDLQGVPGIGVDTALRFVQLFPEDEILNRLCEVGKGDVLFLRGSPKAVVDCNIATGDESAKTRSPHCSHCGHPGSKRAHLKDACTHCNVYGYEKCMQKPVGFKCECFICDKDRRSKQLKRHENWQIKICKKIAAEQNFPNDEIIEMYLSENHWSFSENDGLPLFWGSPRIEALVDFLAYHQHWEPSYIRQRMLPMLSTIFLREMASKTKDGLLLCDQYEFHSIQRVKIRYGHQFYLVKWKRAIPSMGNVTYTIPNEESDSHQSEPLGVMESADVLDEPDVPEILVDDGCWFLLTDENMELVQAAFPKEVDRFLLEKELKESKSKGKKSRNKAGNGDRSGSPKSNGIQLSITEFYRSSKVLVQATNEEDPAKNSENSGEAPMRKSKKRVTRSSPNLPKSVRKRLLFH is encoded by the exons ATGGGGGTGGGAGGACATTTCTGGGATTTGCTAAAACCCTACGGCCGAACAGAGGATTTTGATTTCCTGAGAGATAAGAAAGTGGCTGTCGATCTCTCTTTCTGGACCGTCCAACATGAGACCGCTATCAAGAAGAGAGGAATTGCCAGAAATCCCCATCTTAGAATCGCCTTCTTCAGAACTATCAATCTCTTCTCCAag CTTGGGGCGTTTCCGGTGTTTGTCCTGGATGGGGTCCCGTCGCGGTTGAAGGCGCAGGCCAGGATCGCGCGGTTTCTGCAGGCCACGGGCATTGACCTCTCTGGTCTGCCTGTGGCCGAGGAGGGTGTTCCTATTGAAAGGAATCGAGCCTTTACGAGATGCATTCAGGAGTGCGTA GAGCTGCTTGAACTCTTGGGGATGCCGATTTTAAGAGCAAGGTGTGAGGCAGAAGCACTTTGCGCACAGTTAAATAGCGAAGGTCATGTGGATGCTTGCATCACAGCTGATAGTGATGCTTTCCTGTATGGGGCCAAATGTGTGATAAAATGCCTACGATCCAACTCCAAG GAACCATTTGAGTGCTACCACATGTCAGAAATTGAAGCTGGTCTTGGTTTGAAGCGGAAACAGTTGGTAGCCATTTCTCTTTTggtcgggaatgaccatgatttGCAAGGAGTGCCAGGGATTGGGGTCGATACTGCTCTTCGCTTTGTCCAGTTATTCCCTGAGGATGAGATTTTGAATAG GTTATGTGAAGTAGGGAAAGGGGATGTTCTGTTTCTTCGGGGTAGTCCCAAAGCTGTAGTGGATTGCAATATAGCCACTGGTGATGAGTCAGCAAAGACCAGATCTCCTCACTGTTCACATTGTGGACATCCAGGCAGTAAGAGAGCTCATCTCAAGGATGCTTGCACGCATTGCAATGTGTACGGTTATGAAAAGTGCATGCAAAAGCCAGTGGGGTTCAAATGCGAGTGCTTCATCTGTGACAAG GACCGAAGAAGCAAGCAACTTAAGAGACACGAAAATTGGCAAATTAAGATTTGCAAAAAGATTGCAGCTGAACAGAATTTTCCAAATGATGAGatcattgaaatgtatttaagcGAGAACCACTGGAGTTTCAGTG AAAATGATGGCCTGCCTCTTTTTTGGGGAAGCCCCAGAATTGAAGCTCTTGTTGACTTCTTAGCATATCATCAGCACTGGGAACCATCATATATAAGGCAAAGGATGCTTCCAATGCTGTCCACCATTTTCTTAAGAGAGATGGCTTCGAAAACCAAGGATGGTCTGTTGCTCTGTGATCAGTACGAGTTTCATTCAATTCAGCGAGTGAAAATAAGATATGGTCACCAATTTTACTTGGTAAAATGGAAGAGAGCTATTCCTAGTATGGGTAATGTTACCTATACAATCCCAAATGAAGAGTCCGATTCCCACCAGAGCGAGCCCTTGGGAGTGATGGAGTCCGCTGATGTATTAGATGAGCCAGATGTCCCAGAGATTCTTGTTGATGATGGATGCTGGTTCCTGTTGACCGACGAAAATATGGAGCTGGTGCAGGCTGCATTTCCCAAAGAAGTTGACAGATTTTTGCTGGAGAAG GAATtgaaggaatcaaaatcaaaaggaAAGAAATCAAGAAACAAAGCTGGAAATGGAGACAGGTCAGGATCTCCAAAATCGAATGGCATTCAGCTAAGCATTACTGAGTTTTACCGATCGAGCAAAGTGCTGGTTCAGGCAACGAATGAAGAAGATCCAGCTAAGAATTCTGAGAATAGCGGCGAAGCCCCCATGAGAAAGAGCAAGAAGAGGGTGACCCGTTCAAGTCCAAATTTGCCCAAGTCTGTCAGGAAGCGTCTTTTGTTTCACTAG